The genomic segment ACTCTAACAGTAATGGCGTATGACAGGTATGTGGCCATATGTAAACCACTAGAGTACCACTCTGAAATGAACAACCAAAAAGTTGTGAAATGTATTCTTTTTTGTTGGCTTCCACCAATTATTTCCATGGCTACTGTAGTGTTGTTAACATCAAGACTAACCCTATGTGGatcaaatattgaaaaattataCTGTGAAACATGGGCAGTTGCTAAACTGGCCTGTTCCTCTACAATAGTGAACAATGTGGTTGGATATATAattattcttgtttattttgGACATGCAGTATTGATTGTTTATTCATACATTCACTTGATTAGAATCTGCACAAAGTCAAAAGAAAGCAAATATAGATTTATGCAGACATGTGTGCCACATTTACTTGCTCTGTTTAATATTGTTGTTGCTTTATTGTTTGATGTGTTCTACAGTCGATATGGTTACACCATATCTGTTCCTCAAAGTGTGCGAAATTTCATGGCATTGGATTTCCTGTTTGTACCTCCTGTTTTAAATCCCCTTATTTATGGATTAAAACTGGCCAAAATACGGAAGCAAGTGATAAGGATGATCTTCAGATTCAACATTGCTATTGGTTAATCTGGAAATAGCTTGATTGCGCTTGCATAGTGTTTTCAGCAAGCCAATGAAAAACTTGCATTTTAATCCTTTAACAGGAgcacaataaaatatttttgcaaataattatttttatgtta from the Ictalurus furcatus strain D&B chromosome 17, Billie_1.0, whole genome shotgun sequence genome contains:
- the LOC128621731 gene encoding olfactory receptor 1D2-like — translated: MDNVSKIFMFSLSGLNVTMETRYVFFSLTTLVYHVILLCNIIVILCIVFDKQLHEPMYIFLCNLCINALYGTAGFYPKFMYDLLTQFHEISYVGCLIQVFIIYSSALCDASTLTVMAYDRYVAICKPLEYHSEMNNQKVVKCILFCWLPPIISMATVVLLTSRLTLCGSNIEKLYCETWAVAKLACSSTIVNNVVGYIIILVYFGHAVLIVYSYIHLIRICTKSKESKYRFMQTCVPHLLALFNIVVALLFDVFYSRYGYTISVPQSVRNFMALDFLFVPPVLNPLIYGLKLAKIRKQVIRMIFRFNIAIG